A genomic segment from Barrientosiimonas humi encodes:
- a CDS encoding SIS domain-containing protein yields MPFIEEAALDDVDLLSARDSRDTLRALATAGAQVREALTLAEEAGVERVSYGERPRSVLVGALGGSAVVGDVLDLLAEPGSPVPVTARRDLPLPGWVGPLDLVVAVSLSGRAPGPVALAAEAARRGCALLTVGADDSPLAGVTRQARGVNIGVGRDRTSSRTSLWTLLTPVLLAADQLGLLDADAAALATVADRLDEVAETCRPSSESFVNPAKLAALTLAETVPMTLGDNPLSGVAAQRAGTMLARTARMPATWGELPDAASQVVACFDGPFTAGGGQGAMNGDIFADPFLDAPAQPTLGLLMLRDASPAEPTPERAQAEALADALVETAREAGVKVVEQVAADGHPVARLAELMAGSDYAATYLALGLGLDPSISPHVADLRDRTERG; encoded by the coding sequence ATGCCGTTCATCGAAGAGGCCGCCCTCGACGACGTCGACCTGCTGAGCGCCCGCGACTCGCGGGACACCCTGCGCGCGCTGGCCACGGCCGGCGCCCAGGTGCGCGAGGCGCTGACCCTGGCCGAGGAGGCCGGTGTCGAGCGGGTGTCGTACGGCGAGCGGCCGCGTTCGGTGCTCGTCGGCGCCCTGGGCGGTTCGGCCGTCGTTGGCGACGTGCTCGACCTGCTCGCCGAGCCGGGCTCGCCCGTGCCGGTGACCGCCCGCCGCGACCTGCCGCTGCCCGGCTGGGTCGGGCCGCTCGACCTGGTTGTCGCCGTGTCGCTGTCGGGCCGCGCGCCCGGCCCGGTGGCCCTCGCCGCGGAGGCCGCTCGCCGCGGCTGCGCGCTGCTCACCGTCGGCGCCGACGACTCCCCGCTGGCCGGCGTCACGCGCCAGGCGCGCGGCGTGAACATCGGCGTGGGTCGCGACCGCACCTCGAGCCGCACGTCGTTGTGGACCCTGCTCACGCCGGTGCTCCTGGCCGCCGACCAGCTCGGTCTGCTCGACGCCGACGCGGCCGCGCTCGCGACCGTCGCCGACCGGCTCGACGAGGTCGCCGAGACCTGCCGGCCCTCGTCCGAGAGCTTCGTCAACCCCGCGAAGCTCGCGGCGCTGACCCTGGCCGAGACGGTGCCGATGACCCTCGGCGACAACCCGCTGTCAGGGGTCGCGGCGCAGCGGGCCGGCACGATGCTCGCGCGCACCGCGCGGATGCCGGCGACCTGGGGCGAGCTGCCCGACGCGGCCTCGCAGGTGGTCGCCTGCTTCGACGGGCCGTTCACCGCCGGGGGCGGTCAGGGCGCGATGAACGGCGACATCTTCGCCGACCCGTTCCTCGACGCCCCGGCTCAGCCGACGCTCGGGCTGCTCATGCTGCGCGACGCCAGCCCGGCCGAGCCGACGCCCGAGCGCGCCCAGGCCGAGGCCCTCGCCGACGCCCTCGTCGAGACCGCCCGCGAGGCCGGCGTGAAGGTCGTCGAGCAGGTGGCCGCCGACGGGCACCCGGTCGCCCGACTCGCCGAGCTGATGGCCGGATCCGACTATGCCGCAACGTATCTCGCGCTCGGACTGGGGCTGGATCCGTCGATCTCGCCGCACGTCGCCGACCTGCGCGACCGCACCGAACGGGGTTGA
- a CDS encoding phosphomannomutase/phosphoglucomutase yields MTPPPRLQDFVKAYDVRGLVPEQLSTAVAYALGSAFAQVIVRPEGATGLVVGHDMRPSSPELSAAFAGGAAAQGVDVTLIGLCSTDGLYYASGALDVPGAMFTASHNPAQYNGIKLCRAGARPVSLDTGLAEVRDLAQWLLDRGSAHELQQPASGQIVERDLLADYAQFLRGLVDLSDTRPLTVVVDAGNGMAGHTVPAVLADLPLTVIPLYFELDGTFPNHEANPLEPENLRDLQAAVLEHGADIGLAFDGDADRCFVVDERGEPVSPSAITALVATREIDRAVADGADPADVAVVHNLISSQAVPEIIAEHGARAVRTRVGHSYIKAEMASADAVFGGEHSAHYYFRDFWFADTGMLAAMHVLAALGESDEPLSQLMASYARYTASGEINSRVDEVPAAVERVRAWALEQGPVSEDTLDGLTLVHHGEPMWWLNLRASNTEPLLRLNVEAADAATMERVRDAALQRVRADAPTEEDA; encoded by the coding sequence GTGACCCCGCCGCCCCGCCTGCAGGACTTCGTCAAGGCCTACGACGTGCGGGGGCTGGTCCCCGAGCAGCTGAGCACGGCCGTGGCGTACGCCCTCGGCTCGGCGTTCGCGCAGGTGATCGTGCGTCCCGAGGGCGCCACCGGTCTCGTCGTCGGTCACGACATGCGCCCCAGCTCGCCCGAGCTGTCCGCGGCCTTCGCCGGCGGTGCCGCCGCGCAGGGGGTCGACGTGACGCTCATCGGGCTCTGCTCCACCGACGGGCTCTACTACGCCAGCGGCGCGCTCGACGTGCCCGGCGCGATGTTCACCGCCTCGCACAACCCCGCGCAGTACAACGGGATCAAGCTGTGCCGCGCCGGCGCCCGCCCGGTCAGCCTCGACACCGGTCTCGCCGAGGTGCGCGACCTCGCCCAGTGGCTCCTCGACCGGGGCTCCGCGCACGAGCTGCAGCAGCCCGCGTCCGGCCAGATCGTCGAGCGCGACCTGCTCGCCGACTACGCCCAGTTCCTGCGCGGCCTGGTCGACCTGTCCGACACGCGCCCGCTCACCGTCGTCGTCGACGCCGGCAACGGCATGGCCGGGCACACCGTCCCGGCGGTGCTCGCCGACCTGCCGCTGACCGTGATCCCGCTCTACTTCGAGCTCGACGGCACCTTCCCCAACCACGAGGCCAACCCGTTGGAGCCGGAGAACCTGCGCGACCTGCAGGCCGCGGTGCTCGAGCACGGCGCCGACATCGGGCTGGCCTTCGACGGCGACGCCGACCGCTGCTTCGTCGTCGACGAGCGCGGCGAGCCGGTGAGCCCGTCGGCCATCACCGCGCTGGTCGCGACCCGCGAGATCGACCGCGCGGTCGCCGACGGCGCCGACCCCGCCGACGTCGCCGTGGTGCACAACCTCATCTCGTCCCAGGCGGTGCCCGAGATCATCGCCGAGCACGGGGCGCGTGCCGTGCGCACCCGGGTGGGGCACTCGTACATCAAGGCCGAGATGGCTTCTGCCGACGCGGTTTTCGGCGGCGAGCACTCCGCGCACTACTACTTCCGCGACTTCTGGTTCGCCGACACCGGGATGCTCGCCGCGATGCACGTGCTGGCCGCGCTGGGGGAGTCCGACGAGCCGCTGTCGCAGCTGATGGCGAGCTACGCCCGCTACACCGCGTCCGGCGAGATCAACTCGCGCGTCGACGAGGTGCCGGCCGCGGTCGAGCGGGTGCGCGCCTGGGCGCTGGAGCAGGGGCCGGTGTCCGAGGACACCCTCGACGGGCTGACCCTGGTGCACCACGGCGAGCCGATGTGGTGGCTCAACCTGCGGGCCAGCAACACCGAGCCGCTGCTGCGGCTCAACGTCGAGGCCGCCGACGCTGCGACCATGGAGCGGGTGCGTGACGCGGCGCTGCAGCGAGTGCGCGCCGACGCGCCGACCGAGGAGGACGCATGA
- a CDS encoding SDR family oxidoreductase — protein sequence MTQPTDAPTFVEGLPGVGRTPVLVTGGTGTLGSAVVEELVRSQVPARVLTRTPDPARPEQVGGDLATGAGLAEAADGVQAVIHCATDPLHAREVDVEGTRRLTETLAEVAPEAHLLHVSIVGAHANPLRYYRAKVAAESIVTASGLPVTILRATQFHQLVEQLTHASIGPLSLGIKGLRFASIDPVYVAVRAVDLALSPPRAEPLDVAGPEILSGRDLAVLSARVRGRSNPRLLPVPAVGSVLSAFARGSNLPGPQAERGGTTYGEWLAAREGATGVHG from the coding sequence ATGACCCAGCCGACCGACGCCCCGACCTTCGTCGAGGGGTTGCCCGGGGTCGGCCGCACCCCCGTGCTGGTCACCGGCGGCACCGGCACCCTGGGCAGCGCGGTCGTGGAGGAGCTGGTCCGCTCGCAGGTGCCCGCGCGGGTGCTCACCCGCACGCCCGACCCCGCGCGGCCCGAGCAGGTCGGCGGCGACCTCGCCACCGGTGCCGGCCTCGCCGAGGCGGCCGACGGCGTACAGGCCGTGATCCACTGCGCCACCGACCCGCTGCACGCCCGCGAGGTCGACGTCGAGGGGACCCGGCGGCTCACCGAGACGCTCGCCGAGGTGGCTCCCGAGGCGCACCTGCTGCACGTGTCGATCGTCGGCGCGCACGCGAACCCGCTGCGCTACTACCGCGCCAAGGTCGCCGCCGAGAGCATCGTCACCGCGAGCGGTCTCCCCGTCACGATCCTGCGCGCGACGCAGTTCCACCAGCTCGTCGAGCAGCTCACGCACGCCTCGATCGGACCCCTGAGCCTCGGCATCAAGGGGTTGCGGTTCGCGAGCATCGACCCGGTCTACGTCGCCGTGCGCGCCGTCGACCTGGCGCTGTCGCCGCCGCGCGCCGAGCCGCTCGACGTCGCCGGACCGGAGATCCTCAGCGGGCGCGACCTCGCGGTGCTCAGCGCGCGGGTCCGCGGCCGGTCGAACCCGCGCCTGCTGCCGGTCCCCGCGGTCGGTTCGGTGCTGTCGGCGTTCGCCCGCGGCTCGAACCTGCCCGGCCCGCAGGCCGAGCGCGGCGGCACGACGTACGGCGAGTGGCTGGCGGCCCGGGAAGGCGCCACGGGCGTCCACGGCTGA
- a CDS encoding glycosyltransferase family 2 protein: MAMATAEPDATPDDRGLRPVAGADRTAVTVTALLVVQDPDNPYLEHTLAALAELQQRPQRLVVVDATADRAVRDLVDDQAHAPWREQYPEVSVVAVPPGAPFAEIVDTAVEALPGPGEDLVVARRPRQRARARETRVRDRDEWFWLLHEDSQPAPGSLRALLQVAGRSQRVGVAGCKVVQAQQPDLLVNVGLDLTRTGRHVGTHMQGEPDQGQHDTRSDVLAVSSAGMLIRRDVYLGLGGFDPAFDGEGDGLDLCWRTHLLGHQVVVVPQAVVRQEIHDPEAGRTLRRAGRTDADQPAPRSARTLRRHRQVALARCSPLALPFMALWVGLSGLLLALLMLVLKRPRRSLTELAQATAPLGVGRILGARSRFGGRGRTRRRHLGALFVPAGAAARDALDQTRAALTPAPDDPDAAHESVVSQRRSLAARIVLNPGLWLFVTLLAATLVRWRDHVGSGALRGTAQGFAGGQLLPFSTDAEGIWRLWRDRWSGPGLGELGTEHPYLPVLAGLARGAELLPWVDDATSGATVVGWLLLLGVPLSGLSAYLAGRAATRAAWPRAAAGLAWAGLATVSAATAEGRLGPVVGHVLLPVVLAGTLSVARRRAGVPSTFGTVLAAAVMGAFAPVLLALTTVVALGVVLVGSGWARLRGLVVAVGPWGLLGPWTGVRLLDDPRALLAGPGGLTSATAPEPWQLALLHPGGAGSYPAWWTAPVIAVGLLALGARARGRVRLVVGLAVTALLGLAGGLAAQQVTVTDLAGQARVPWPGLPLDLAGAALLGLALVAFGDTFRAGRRPRGAGVRTASVALLVTGIVAAVVVVGAVAWDRPIRTLQTAPEPVPAVAANQAQGQRATRMLTLTVERDGDVTYRLDGRETGRPVRDLDVPASSDPLVARTVRALLTDSGRDSGVQDQLSRLAVGFVGLTGPGDSSTVARQLAVVEGLSPMAAGSDLTLFRVLPRPETVPMSRLRIERDGQVLSAVGTDDPNARTTARIPAGPQGRVLAVSEAPGWARLAEVSLDGKPLRRVAGDVPTYALPTTGGELQVGPAVAYPRWRWAQGAALAVVAFLAVPFGNARSRRRG; this comes from the coding sequence ATGGCGATGGCGACGGCCGAGCCGGACGCGACCCCTGACGACCGAGGCCTGCGACCCGTGGCCGGCGCCGACCGCACCGCCGTGACCGTCACGGCACTGCTCGTCGTCCAGGACCCCGACAACCCCTATCTCGAGCACACGCTCGCGGCGCTCGCCGAGCTCCAGCAGCGCCCGCAGCGGCTCGTCGTCGTCGACGCCACCGCCGACCGCGCGGTGCGAGACCTCGTCGACGACCAGGCGCACGCCCCGTGGCGCGAGCAGTACCCCGAGGTCTCGGTCGTGGCCGTGCCGCCCGGCGCACCGTTCGCCGAGATCGTCGACACCGCGGTCGAGGCGCTGCCCGGCCCCGGCGAGGACCTCGTCGTCGCCCGTCGCCCCCGCCAGCGCGCGCGGGCGCGCGAGACCCGGGTGCGCGACCGCGACGAGTGGTTCTGGCTGCTGCACGAGGACTCCCAGCCCGCCCCCGGCTCGCTGCGCGCCCTGCTGCAGGTGGCGGGCCGCTCGCAGCGCGTCGGCGTCGCGGGCTGCAAGGTCGTGCAGGCCCAGCAGCCCGACCTGTTGGTCAACGTCGGCCTCGACCTGACCCGCACCGGCCGCCACGTCGGCACGCACATGCAGGGCGAGCCCGACCAGGGCCAGCACGACACCCGCTCCGACGTGCTCGCGGTGAGCAGCGCCGGCATGCTGATCCGCCGCGACGTCTACCTCGGCCTCGGCGGGTTCGACCCGGCCTTCGACGGCGAGGGCGACGGCCTCGACCTGTGCTGGCGCACCCACCTGCTCGGCCACCAGGTCGTCGTGGTCCCGCAGGCCGTCGTGCGCCAGGAGATCCACGACCCCGAGGCCGGCCGTACGCTGCGCCGCGCCGGCCGCACCGACGCCGATCAGCCCGCGCCCCGCTCCGCCCGCACCCTGCGCCGGCACCGCCAGGTCGCCCTGGCCCGTTGCTCCCCGCTCGCCCTGCCGTTCATGGCGCTGTGGGTCGGCCTCAGCGGACTGCTGCTCGCGCTGCTCATGCTCGTGCTCAAGCGGCCGCGGCGCTCGCTCACCGAGCTGGCCCAGGCGACGGCACCCCTCGGCGTCGGCCGGATCCTCGGGGCGCGCTCGCGCTTCGGCGGCCGCGGACGTACGCGCCGACGGCACCTCGGAGCCCTCTTCGTCCCGGCGGGGGCCGCCGCCCGTGACGCGCTCGACCAGACGCGGGCCGCCCTCACCCCGGCGCCCGACGACCCCGACGCGGCACACGAGTCGGTCGTCAGCCAGCGCCGCAGCCTCGCGGCCCGGATCGTCCTCAACCCCGGGCTGTGGCTGTTCGTGACGCTGCTCGCGGCCACGCTGGTGCGCTGGCGCGACCACGTCGGGTCGGGCGCGCTGCGCGGCACCGCGCAGGGCTTCGCCGGCGGCCAGCTGCTGCCGTTCAGCACCGACGCCGAGGGCATCTGGCGGCTGTGGCGCGACCGCTGGTCCGGCCCCGGCCTGGGCGAGCTGGGCACCGAGCACCCCTATCTGCCGGTGCTGGCCGGGCTCGCCCGCGGGGCCGAGCTGCTGCCCTGGGTCGACGACGCGACCTCCGGTGCCACCGTCGTCGGCTGGCTGCTGCTGCTCGGCGTGCCGCTGTCGGGGCTGAGCGCCTATCTCGCCGGCCGCGCCGCGACCCGGGCGGCCTGGCCGCGCGCCGCCGCCGGTCTCGCGTGGGCGGGCCTGGCCACGGTCAGCGCCGCCACCGCCGAGGGCCGGCTCGGTCCCGTCGTCGGGCACGTGCTGCTGCCGGTCGTCCTCGCGGGCACGCTCAGCGTCGCGCGCCGCCGCGCGGGGGTGCCGAGTACCTTCGGGACGGTCCTGGCCGCCGCCGTCATGGGCGCCTTCGCACCCGTGCTGCTCGCCCTCACCACCGTTGTCGCGCTCGGCGTGGTGCTCGTCGGCAGCGGCTGGGCGCGGCTGCGCGGCCTCGTCGTCGCCGTCGGCCCGTGGGGTCTGCTCGGGCCGTGGACGGGCGTACGCCTGCTCGACGACCCGCGCGCCCTGCTCGCCGGTCCGGGCGGGCTCACCTCGGCCACCGCACCCGAACCGTGGCAGCTGGCCCTGCTGCACCCCGGCGGCGCCGGCTCCTACCCCGCGTGGTGGACCGCCCCCGTGATCGCCGTCGGGCTGCTCGCGCTCGGTGCGCGCGCCCGCGGCCGCGTCCGGCTGGTCGTCGGTCTCGCGGTCACCGCGCTGCTCGGCCTCGCGGGCGGTCTCGCCGCGCAGCAGGTGACGGTCACCGACCTCGCCGGCCAGGCCCGCGTGCCGTGGCCCGGCCTCCCGCTCGACCTCGCCGGTGCCGCGCTGCTCGGGCTGGCGCTCGTCGCCTTCGGCGACACCTTCCGGGCCGGCCGCCGGCCGCGCGGCGCCGGGGTGCGTACCGCCTCGGTCGCCCTGCTCGTGACGGGCATCGTCGCGGCCGTCGTCGTCGTGGGCGCCGTCGCCTGGGACCGGCCGATCCGCACCCTGCAGACCGCGCCCGAGCCCGTCCCGGCGGTCGCCGCCAACCAGGCGCAGGGGCAGCGCGCCACCCGCATGCTGACCCTCACCGTCGAGCGCGACGGCGACGTGACCTACCGCCTCGACGGGCGCGAGACCGGGCGGCCGGTGCGCGACCTCGACGTGCCGGCCAGCTCCGACCCGCTCGTGGCCCGCACCGTGCGGGCGCTGCTCACCGACTCCGGGCGCGACAGCGGGGTGCAGGACCAGCTGTCCCGGCTCGCGGTCGGGTTCGTCGGGCTCACCGGCCCCGGCGACTCCTCGACCGTCGCGCGCCAGCTCGCCGTGGTCGAGGGGCTCTCGCCGATGGCCGCCGGCTCAGACCTCACGCTCTTCCGCGTGCTCCCGCGGCCCGAGACCGTGCCGATGTCGCGACTGCGCATCGAGCGCGACGGGCAGGTGCTGTCCGCGGTCGGGACCGACGACCCCAACGCGCGCACGACCGCGCGCATCCCGGCCGGACCCCAGGGCCGCGTGCTGGCCGTCTCCGAGGCGCCCGGCTGGGCGCGGCTCGCCGAGGTCAGCCTCGACGGCAAGCCGCTGCGCCGGGTCGCCGGCGACGTCCCGACGTACGCCCTCCCCACCACCGGCGGCGAGCTGCAGGTCGGCCCGGCGGTGGCCTACCCGCGATGGCGCTGGGCGCAGGGCGCGGCCCTCGCGGTCGTGGCCTTCCTCGCGGTGCCGTTCGGCAACGCCCGCTCGCGGAGGCGGGGATGA
- a CDS encoding Trm112 family protein has product MSTIEPWLREILRCPVCHRELVDGTGPGGAPELHCTGTCAGEGQRRAYRVDDGIPVLLAEEARTFAA; this is encoded by the coding sequence ATGAGCACCATCGAGCCCTGGCTGCGCGAGATCCTGCGCTGCCCCGTCTGCCACCGCGAGCTGGTCGACGGCACCGGTCCGGGCGGGGCGCCCGAGCTGCACTGCACCGGCACCTGCGCCGGCGAGGGGCAGCGGCGCGCCTATCGGGTCGACGACGGCATCCCGGTGCTGCTCGCCGAGGAAGCTCGCACGTTCGCCGCCTGA
- a CDS encoding WhiB family transcriptional regulator, producing MHDDALEEDGELSWQERALCAQTDPEAFFPEKGGSTRDAKKVCVGCEVRAECLEYALAHDERFGIWGGLSERERRKLKKRAV from the coding sequence ATGCACGACGATGCGCTCGAAGAGGATGGCGAGCTGTCGTGGCAGGAGCGTGCCCTGTGCGCGCAGACCGACCCCGAGGCGTTCTTCCCCGAGAAGGGCGGCTCGACCCGTGACGCCAAGAAGGTGTGCGTCGGGTGCGAGGTCCGGGCCGAGTGCCTGGAATATGCCCTCGCCCACGACGAGCGCTTCGGCATCTGGGGCGGCCTGTCCGAGCGAGAGCGTCGCAAGCTCAAGAAGCGCGCAGTCTGA
- a CDS encoding DUF5719 family protein, producing the protein MRGGGLARIVAATAAGAGLVVAAGGTLPTVDLAEASDAPAASAEAAPTARVALSCPGPDRPGVPGLPDADQAVTVITAAAPSGLVGENRSGATGSGDRSAPGASSVEALSVPGAAALRGATTRPGATSPVALDGPRGLDLMAQGPVATGYSAVQIGLDRAQSVRGLGLVPCTTPTAESYLLAGSPDEGRSERLVLTNPAPNPVTARVSVLGGAAPQDVVVPARSREVVVLGSIDDRAQDPVVKVTADRGTVSAALVETDFAGAVPRGSDVTPAAAAPATDQLVPATVVTRDGAASLRVGVPGAEDAVVRVSVLGSGAQTYDDVVQTVPGGSAATIRLPGLAPGRYAVRLRADAPVVAASHSVGVSDRSKPTDSMWLPAAAPVRGLVGVAVPQVPQGRAELVLSAPEGERRVTLGTVDAAGKLSTRSVTVPDGGATTLDVSTARAVWVRPSGGEVGAALVVSGRDGDQPLLAGVPLVEATGVSSVVDAAQAPQR; encoded by the coding sequence ATGAGGGGCGGCGGGCTGGCGCGCATCGTCGCCGCGACGGCCGCCGGCGCCGGGCTCGTGGTCGCCGCCGGGGGCACCCTGCCCACGGTCGACCTGGCCGAGGCGTCCGACGCCCCGGCCGCCTCCGCCGAGGCGGCGCCCACCGCGCGCGTCGCGCTGAGCTGCCCCGGACCCGACCGCCCGGGCGTCCCCGGCCTGCCCGACGCAGACCAGGCGGTCACCGTCATCACGGCGGCCGCACCGAGCGGGCTCGTCGGTGAGAACCGTTCGGGCGCAACGGGTTCCGGCGACCGGTCAGCTCCTGGCGCGAGCTCGGTCGAGGCGCTGTCGGTGCCCGGCGCCGCTGCCCTGCGCGGCGCGACCACCCGGCCCGGCGCGACCAGCCCGGTCGCGCTCGACGGCCCGCGCGGCCTCGACCTGATGGCGCAGGGACCGGTCGCGACCGGCTACTCCGCCGTCCAGATCGGGCTCGACCGTGCGCAGTCGGTGCGGGGGCTCGGCCTGGTCCCGTGCACCACCCCGACGGCCGAGAGCTACCTGCTGGCCGGCAGCCCCGACGAGGGGCGCTCCGAGCGGCTGGTGCTCACCAACCCCGCGCCCAACCCGGTCACCGCCCGGGTGTCCGTGCTCGGCGGCGCGGCCCCGCAGGACGTCGTGGTCCCCGCCCGGTCGCGCGAGGTCGTGGTGCTGGGCAGCATCGACGACCGTGCCCAGGACCCGGTCGTCAAGGTCACCGCAGACCGCGGGACGGTGTCGGCCGCGCTGGTCGAGACCGACTTCGCGGGGGCCGTGCCGCGCGGCTCCGACGTCACGCCGGCCGCCGCCGCGCCGGCCACCGACCAGCTGGTCCCGGCCACGGTCGTGACCCGCGACGGCGCAGCGAGCCTGCGCGTGGGGGTGCCGGGCGCGGAGGACGCCGTGGTCCGGGTGAGCGTCCTGGGGTCGGGTGCGCAGACGTACGACGACGTGGTGCAGACCGTCCCCGGCGGCAGCGCGGCGACGATCCGGCTGCCGGGGCTCGCGCCGGGGCGTTATGCCGTACGCCTGCGCGCCGACGCCCCCGTCGTCGCCGCGTCGCACTCGGTCGGCGTCAGCGACCGCAGCAAGCCGACCGACTCGATGTGGCTGCCCGCCGCGGCGCCCGTGCGCGGTCTGGTCGGGGTCGCGGTCCCGCAGGTGCCGCAGGGCCGCGCCGAGCTCGTGCTCAGCGCGCCGGAGGGGGAGCGCCGCGTCACGCTCGGCACCGTCGACGCCGCGGGCAAGCTCTCGACCCGGTCGGTCACCGTGCCCGACGGCGGCGCGACGACCCTCGACGTGAGCACCGCCCGCGCCGTCTGGGTGCGCCCGAGCGGGGGAGAGGTGGGCGCCGCGCTGGTGGTGTCGGGTCGCGACGGCGACCAGCCGCTCCTCGCCGGGGTGCCGCTGGTCGAGGCCACCGGCGTCAGCTCGGTCGTCGACGCCGCGCAGGCGCCCCAGCGCTGA
- a CDS encoding DUF3499 domain-containing protein yields the protein MTTRPRSRTCSRAACARPAVATLTYVYADQTAVLGPLATLAEPHTYDLCADHTTRLTAPRGWDVVRLDIDLTEPEPTPDDLVALAEAVRAAARPEPQQQAAAAAQQAPRRAPRPAPAQPDPELLGTRRRHLRLLPEG from the coding sequence GTGACGACCCGGCCCCGCTCCCGCACCTGCTCGCGCGCCGCCTGCGCCCGTCCGGCGGTGGCCACGCTGACGTACGTCTACGCAGACCAGACCGCCGTGCTCGGGCCGCTCGCGACGCTGGCCGAGCCACACACGTACGACCTGTGCGCCGACCACACCACCCGCCTCACCGCCCCGCGTGGCTGGGACGTCGTGCGCCTCGACATCGACCTCACCGAGCCCGAGCCGACCCCCGACGACCTGGTGGCGCTGGCCGAGGCGGTGCGTGCGGCCGCCCGCCCCGAGCCGCAGCAGCAGGCGGCCGCGGCGGCCCAGCAGGCGCCGCGCCGGGCCCCGCGACCCGCGCCGGCGCAGCCCGACCCCGAGCTGCTCGGCACCCGTCGCCGGCACCTGCGACTCCTGCCCGAGGGCTGA
- a CDS encoding metallopeptidase family protein — MVPSPDSPPRGTVVRHRGRRARHGRGPRGPIAWPRVPAMVTRRDAFDELVLDALERVESRLGRSLDPLEVAVEDIPPSDPASWEEAVPLGRLFPADGRTPPRVVVYRRPVASRVDRESELAMLVEAVVVEQVASLLGMSPEDLEGDR; from the coding sequence GTGGTCCCCTCACCCGACAGCCCGCCCCGCGGCACCGTCGTACGCCATCGCGGCCGACGCGCGCGGCACGGCCGTGGTCCGCGCGGACCCATCGCCTGGCCGCGCGTGCCCGCGATGGTCACCCGCCGCGACGCGTTCGACGAGCTGGTGCTCGACGCCCTGGAGCGCGTGGAGAGCCGCCTCGGCCGCAGCCTCGACCCGCTCGAGGTCGCCGTGGAGGACATCCCGCCCAGCGACCCGGCCTCGTGGGAGGAGGCGGTCCCGCTGGGCCGACTGTTCCCCGCCGACGGGCGCACGCCCCCGCGGGTCGTGGTCTACCGCCGGCCCGTGGCCAGCCGCGTCGACCGCGAGTCCGAGCTGGCGATGCTGGTCGAGGCGGTCGTCGTCGAGCAGGTCGCCAGCCTGCTCGGGATGTCGCCCGAGGACCTCGAGGGCGACCGATGA
- a CDS encoding VOC family protein, with protein MALVRFKDLCIDVRDVESAADFWGAALSLEQNDPLEAHPGVGMLRGATPQQTVWLNAVPEPKTVKNRVHLDLRAPSLDLDVFAGLARVTEPGELPWTVLRSPEGDEFCVFVDESVAAPRLKDLEVDAVDHARIGRWWAELLGGEAVRDETPHGTYTFVTGVPDAPFEDIDFAPVPEPKLVKNRLHWDVTLEPGVEVADLVDRGAHLLRSPDGTISWSVLTDQEGNEFCVFATPER; from the coding sequence ATGGCGCTCGTACGGTTCAAGGATCTGTGCATCGACGTGCGCGACGTGGAGTCGGCGGCCGACTTCTGGGGCGCGGCGCTGAGCCTGGAGCAGAACGACCCGCTCGAGGCGCACCCCGGCGTGGGCATGCTGCGCGGCGCCACCCCGCAGCAGACGGTGTGGCTCAACGCGGTGCCCGAGCCGAAGACGGTCAAGAACCGGGTGCACCTCGACCTGCGCGCGCCCTCGCTCGACCTCGACGTCTTCGCCGGCCTCGCCCGGGTGACCGAGCCGGGCGAGCTGCCCTGGACCGTGCTGCGCTCCCCCGAGGGCGACGAGTTCTGCGTGTTCGTCGACGAGTCGGTGGCCGCGCCCCGGCTGAAGGACCTCGAGGTCGACGCGGTCGACCACGCCCGGATCGGCCGGTGGTGGGCCGAGCTGCTCGGCGGCGAGGCGGTGCGCGACGAGACGCCGCACGGGACGTACACCTTCGTGACCGGCGTGCCGGACGCGCCGTTCGAGGACATCGACTTCGCGCCGGTGCCCGAGCCCAAGCTGGTGAAGAACCGGCTGCACTGGGACGTCACGCTCGAGCCCGGCGTCGAGGTCGCCGACCTCGTCGACCGCGGGGCGCACCTGCTGCGCAGCCCCGACGGCACGATCAGCTGGTCGGTGCTGACCGACCAGGAGGGCAACGAGTTCTGCGTCTTCGCCACGCCCGAGCGCTGA